Sequence from the Vicia villosa cultivar HV-30 ecotype Madison, WI unplaced genomic scaffold, Vvil1.0 ctg.000714F_1_1_1, whole genome shotgun sequence genome:
AGACCACTATAGAGAGAAAATCAATTCATGAAATCCAAAAAACTGAAACCATGTAAACACATGGATTGGGCTATGAAAACCAAATATTATGCAAAACTATATAAATGTTTGATATGTTGTATGGATGAAATAGATATGAATACTAACTTTGTTCTTTTCTTCCCGTGTCTCTTACTTTTTGAAGAAATTGACAGCTCAGTAGCACAGGATGACTTGGAGACCAACACTGGCCTAGGGGATCTGAAAGATTGatataaaatgaaaagaaaacatAAATTAGAGAGGAGCAATGGGAGACCTCGAACACATCTCATTGAACTTTTCATGTGGTCGCTTTAAAAAACTGAAGAGAGCATTTTTATTAGACTTCAGACTTAGAGACGAACTCAACCTCATAAAACGTTAACAAAGTGAACCTAGCATTTCTCTTAGAATTCGGACTTAGATGACTAACTCGGCCTCATAAAACCGAATTGTAAAGTGAAAATTGCTCCAGCCTTTTAGGCACTGCTTAGCTGGGATGACTGTTATTTGATGAAAAAATTCGACAAATTACATGCGGAAGTTGGACGGGGTGCGCTGAAAAATTCGACAAATAAAGAACGGAACAGAAGGAAAGTAAGAAAGAGGATTGAAGGAAACTGGAAACAAAAGAGAGGAAAAAACAAGAATCTGATGACGTGCGGAAGTTGGACGGGGCCCGCTGCTAAATTGCAGGAAATGGGACACAGAAAGGAAGCTAGCAGAAGAGGGAAGAGAAATGCTTTCAGCAAACACATAAAAGAGAATAACACTAGGTTCGAGTGTgacaaacccaaaatacccttataATGTTTTAAATTTTGAGACTTCAGAGGAAAATGAGGGTTTTTGTCGTCTTCAATATTGCGGAAGAGAACACGCGAGTGACACGGCCTCAGCTACATGCCATGCATGATCTCTTCTGTGGCAGACGCATCTTTATTCCGCGGCGGCGAAGACGCGGTCCCGGCGCTATCTACCACTATTAACTACCTAGCTGCCTAAACCATATATTTAGGCAAAGTAGGACTACACACACCCTGGCCTCATGCCCAGCACCACGAAGATGTCCGAGCCTGTAAAAAAAGGCTACTCAAAGTTGACGCAATTTAGGCAACTTGGTTTAAACTGCAATTAAAGCGGTTTTCCAACACACACCCTCACACAGGGCTATAAGCCTTAAGCATTGACAATGTGGGGGGCTAAACCCAAAGTTGTAGTTAAGGCCGGAAGGTATTAGGGAGGCCTAAAGGGTCTCAGATAAACTCTAATGCCATCTTCAAACATAAGTTTAAGACCTAACCCAATTGTACAAAACTTGATTATATGAAGATAGACTTGTAAGCACTACTTAAACCATATCTCTAGGCAATGGGGGGCTAAACACACTCCCTTACACCCAACACGGTGAAGGTGTTGGGCGCTGCAATAAAGGCAGCCCAAAGTTGTTGTAATTAAGGCCAAGAGGTGTTACAGGTAAGTTGAAATTATGGCGACTTTTCAATAATTTCCATTTTAAACGGTAACATTATGCCATTCCATATGATTATATTCTTGTACATGGCTTAAGTTAACGTTATAGACTTAACACTCTCTTGGTCAAGTAAATTAATCTaagattatttttatttgtcattttatttcTCAATTTAACAGCGGTAGATTGTTCATCGTAATGAAGGTCCTTGCATTGCAGGCATAGATCCACAAATAGATGTGAACGTATCTCTTAGAAACCAGCTATAGACTGTTaattttaatgtctatcttttaaaTCGTTCTTTTCCTgttgttttatataattgaaattggAGAATCGGTTGTACGGTATAAAGTAGGTATGAATCAATGGTTAAAAGTTGGTGCGTATCATTTGCCTATATTTGTAATTATGTCAACGTTAACTAATTGAAGAATGAATTCAAACTTTACAAATGATGGTTTCGTAGACGAGTATTGTGAATCCAGACGGGACCCGTGTGATAGCACGGGTTTTTAACTAGTTTCCATTTTAAATTGTAACATTATGCCATTCCATTAGATTATATTCCTGTACATGGCTTAACAAGACAGATGGCAGAATTAAGCTTGTCGTAATTGTCTACGAACTTCGAATCCTAGTTTATAATTCAAGCAATGAATGTATGGTCCCGAGTAACAAATGTTGTGTTCACTGGCATGCAGTAATTTGATAAAAACTTGAATACACTAGTTGTATTATACTAGTCTAGATTGTTTGGAATCATATAACAATTAGTACCAGCTTAAGATAAATCAATTTAAACAGATCTTGGTAACTGCAGACAGAAATCCATTAAAATGATAATTCAATAGCAAATCTAATTAATCTGAGAAGAAAAATAAGGGCTAAAACATTTCTGTAGTTGCCTGCTCAAAATGTGCTGACTCTGATTAAACAATAAGAAATCAACTTTACCCAAAATTTCATCATGATGCAATTCACTCAACATGAGCAAAATATGGGTAGAAATGACTCAAGTACCTGACTCTTTTGCCAACTACATTCTTCGAGCTTTCTTCAGGTTTACATGATTCTGCACAAGAAGAGCATATAGGTCCCGCTCTTTCCATACAAGAAGAAGGGAGACATCCTATGGGTAAAATAATGATATCAAGAAGCACCCGaggaaaccaaaaaaaaaagtaaaataaagaaaGCTATACATTATCTTCCCATAATAGTGACACACAAGATCCGGATCAGCATGACAAGAAGCTCACCTTTGCACCTTTTACAAGTAAAATATTTTTCCTCGGGTGGAGAGCGAACAAAATTTTGAATTGTTGCCTCCAAATCATGCAGGGGAGCTCTCCTGCACGCTCTCAACAGATCAAGCAGGTTCTTCCCATTTTCAAGGCATATATACTCTACTGCTCTCTTATATTGTTTGCAAGCATGGATCTCAAATTGGGAAGGTGGAATaacctttaaaaaaaacaaagtgaATGATGGGACAGATTCAGACCCAAGAAACAAAAGGGTGAGCAGGGACAGAATTACAACTCACCCTGCTTCCTTTACAGAGACAGCACGAGCACAATATTCCCCCATTACTTATAACACCCTTTAATCCTAGTGCctgtaataaaaaatatcaaaattgcaATATTAAACACCACAGTTAGTGAACATATATATTAAAGCagcatttcttaaaaaaaaaaacagcccACCAAGAGCACCAGTTTGAAGCTtatgaagagaaaaaaatatatatagatatatatagatatatacatGTTGAAGTGCAATGTTACAAGTTATTAATGCATTGTTCGGGgtgtaactaataataataattcctatTAGCAAAAGCGTGGTTGATTAGTAACGCTTATGCCATCTCCTAATGCCTCGGATAATCAGTATACACAATCCTCAGCAACGGAGAAATTAATCCACTTTCCATTTTAACTTAAACTGTCCTCCTAAAATTCAATAATAAATACAATGCTACTAGAGTTTGCTTTGCATTTAAATATTACAATGTATTTGGGTGTATGCACTATATATGGAAAAGTTTTTATTAGTCTATCTATTCTAAGTAAAGTTTTCTCCGGATAATATGTGACACAATTTCACATATATGTTTCTCATTATATTTTCCAAGCTCTAAGATCTTTAATAGTTTGTTTCGATAAGCTAATCAAGATAGCTTGCAGAAATGAAAACAATTTAATCACATTCCTTCTTTGATAGTTAAAATAGTTTATCATTATACATAAATGCTTTTAATCAAttatcaaatcaattccttcaaGTTTTAAACATGTTTCCTTAAATGCAAACTTCTTGTTTAACGCTAAgcatatcaaaataaaattaggAACCTTCTTAAGGCCGCCAACGTAAACCACAGAGATGCCATCAAGTAATCCGGTATGCAAGAGCTCTTTGACTGTTGTAGGCTTCTTATTAACCACAATCTTCTTTGACATCTTCAACTCCATCTTGTTTCTCGGAGCAGCTAACACACCATTGATATTACCCACAACGGCGGCCCTTTTTTTTTCTAACTTGGTCACTGTTTCCTCACCGGACTCGGGATTTGCTTTCATGGAAGCTGATCGTGTAATCCGCTTGAACATCCTCACTGAACCTTCACCACTTGCAACGGCAGCACCCTGCTGTTCTAACTCAGTCACTGTCTCCTCACCGGATTCAGCCTTCACTTTTCCCGCCGATCGTGTAATTCGCTTGGACATCCTCACCGTACCATCGCCTTTACCACTTACAACTGCAGCACCTTGTTGTTCTACCACATTCACAGTCTCTTCACAGGACTCAGCATTTTCTTTCATTGTTGAGCGTGTAAACCGCTTCAAATTTCTTACTGGCACCGCGCCATCACCTTTACCACTCACAACTGCAGCACCTTGTGGTTCTACCACATTCCCCGTCTCTTCACAGGAATCCGCCTTTTCTTTCAATGCTGAACGTGTAAACCGCTTCAAATTTCTCACTGGCACTGCACCATCACTTTTACCACTTACAACTGCATCACCTTGTTGTTCTACAACAGTAACCATCTTTTCACAAGATTCGGCCTTTTCTTTCACTGCTGAGCGTGTGAACCGCTTCGAATTTCTCACCTGCGCCACACCATTGCCTTTACCACTTACATCTGCAGCACCTTGTTGTTCTACCACATTCACAGTCTCTTCACGAAACTCAGCCTTTTCTTTCATTGCTGTACGTGTAAGCCGCTTCGAATTTCTCACCGGCACCACACCGTCGCGTTTACCACTTACATCTGCAGCACCTTGTTGTTCTACCACATTCACAGTCTTTTCTTTCATTGCTGACCGTGTAAACCGCTTCAAATTTCTCACTGGCACCGCACCAACTGCAGCACCAATCTGTTCTAACACATTCACCATCTTCTCATTGGACTCAACTTTCGTTTTCATAGCAGATCGTGTAATCCGCTTGAAATTCCTTACCGGCACCTTACTGGACTCAACTTCCGCTTTCATCGCCGATCTCGTAATCCGCTTGACCGCCGTTTCCGCAACCTCACGAACCTCACTCTTCATCCCATCACCACACTCGCCATCATCTCTACTCCCCGTGCAACAATCAACCCCATTCTCCAACTCAATCGGCGTCTCCGCATCTTCCCTGAATCTCTTGCAATCAACGTCCTCGGAAAGACCATTACACGGATTGAGAGACCTTTTGCCTCGAGTGTAAACAATGCAACCATTCACCGCGGGCATTTCCTGATCAAGCAAAACGGTTTTAGATTCCGATTCTGGCTTCACGGATTCATCCATAAGAGGTTTTTGTGCGTCAAtttgagagaaagagaagaagatcGAGAAATTGAAAGATGTAATCTAGGGTTTAGAAGTTAAATTGGGGGAGGAATTATTTAGAAGGGGGAAAGAGGGCATTGAAGCTTGAATTGAAGATGGTGGAGTTTAGGGTTTTTGGAGTTTTCAGAAACCGTTtgggagaggaagaagaagaaggtggTGGGGTCCACAAGTTTCACTTACTTGCTCGGTGCATAGTTTCGACTTTCGATGGAATGGATAACGACGACAAACAGACTTAGAAATGGGGCAAATGGCAAACCGTAAACTTGTTGTTTTTCTGAAACGTTTTTTTtccaataataatatataaaattaaataaaatacactgAAATTCACATATTCAATTAATTATATAAGTTAAATATGGAAagaagtttatttttattttaagtgAAATGCTAAGGAGTGCTTCCGTTGCACGAGtaaggatcctctccatttctcaaaagaaatggaggtgtccattattatagttttcaagaaaataaaagatataaataCACGTATTTTTAAAAGTGGTGACATTAATTACACATTTATACACCAAAACCATAATAATGGACacctccatttcttttgagaaatggagaggataCTTGCTCCCGTTGCACTGGTTAACCGTTTGAAAAGGTATATTATGTTATTAATATATTATGTTATTAATACTTGTATTCAAtacattaaaaatagaaataattgacTTCTTTAAGTAACAAAAtgtatgttttattaaaaatatttgtattcaatgatttgaaaattgaaacaatttatttatttagacaatatcttttttatttgGAAACCTTAAAAAATGCCCCcgagcactcgttagcatgatgcttattttaatcacttataATTATCGTGATGAAttaacaatttttataattagaATGGATAGTAATTAATctcataatatataatattaaagtaTAATGATACAAATTTATTCGAAATCTCCCGACTTGTCAGTTTCGATCGACgatcaatccacctccaatcattTAAATGTAAGCTCCATAGTTATTTTTTAAACTAATCTACCCTAAAAATGGaattgatggagttgggacaCAAAAACCCCAAAAACCATCACCTAAGAAATGTCTCATATgagtaggggtgatcaaaaccaaaccaacccaatagaaaaccgcaaaccaaaccaaaccaaaccgaaaccgcaaaaaaccgcatttggttcggattagtttgggtcatcttttaacaaaaccgcatggttcggtttggtttgcggtttgtattttaaaaaccgaaccaaaccgaatcaaaccgcattatgttacaacctaatttttacttaactcacattcaacccaaacttaaatctataataccttaaccttatgttacgaacaattttctcatccttacacatgattttagtcccgatcttctcaaatctctaatagcattgtCGCGTCTTCTTtgtcacatacatcttccctctttttctataatttatactctcttgtattctttctttttcaccttctcatttttaggcAAATGTttcctatttcagtttcgtttttatcgcacatcttcttctctaatctctaatctctcaactcttttgttttttctttttcaccttcactaatctctcgtatcttctatttttatgtttcattctaataatttttttattttttatactattattttatgtttattattccacttttgtctaatttaatttttacatatgaaatagaaagttattgtcaaaatatgacgggttttgttgttatttaatagtgtatgaatgtctcaatacaaagttatgttatcatctatatgtatatgaatggttcaataaaatatttttaaaaaaccgaaccaaccgcaccgaaccaaaccgcattaggttggtttggtttggttcggattttttttaaaagccaaccgaaccaaaccaaaccgcacgattttttctcttgcggttcggatgatttttttcgtcaaaaccgcccaaaccgcaccgcgatcacccctaCATATGAGAAAGAAATAGACAAAATATATGCAGGCGCGCTAAGCGGACTCACTGGGCTTAGCGCGCTTGCCTTTATTGACAAAATATCTAGTATAGTAAAAGAGATATCGTTTAGTGGGTTGACTGCACTAAGCAAGTTCATGAAGTCAATTTTGCCTTTGTTATTGAAACTCTAAGCGGG
This genomic interval carries:
- the LOC131630642 gene encoding uncharacterized protein LOC131630642 isoform X2, translating into MDESVKPESESKTVLLDQEMPAVNGCIVYTRGKRSLNPCNGLSEDVDCKRFREDAETPIELENGVDCCTGSRDDGECGDGMKSEVREVAETAVKRITRSAMKAEVESSKVPVRNFKRITRSAMKTKVESNEKMVNVLEQIGAAVGAVPVRNLKRFTRSAMKEKTVNVVEQQGAADVSGKRDGVVPVRNSKRLTRTAMKEKAEFREETVNVVEQQGAADVSGKGNGVAQVRNSKRFTRSAVKEKAESCEKMVTVVEQQGDAVVSGKSDGAVPVRNLKRFTRSALKEKADSCEETGNVVEPQGAAVVSGKGDGAVPVRNLKRFTRSTMKENAESCEETVNVVEQQGAAVVSGKGDGTVRMSKRITRSAGKVKAESGEETVTELEQQGAAVASGEGSVRMFKRITRSASMKANPESGEETVTKLEKKRAAVVGNINGVLAAPRNKMELKMSKKIVVNKKPTTVKELLHTGLLDGISVVYVGGLKKALGLKGVISNGGILCSCCLCKGSRVIPPSQFEIHACKQYKRAVEYICLENGKNLLDLLRACRRAPLHDLEATIQNFVRSPPEEKYFTCKRCKGCLPSSCMERAGPICSSCAESCKPEESSKNVVGKRVRSSKRDNNSSNSSKSASVPILPRKKITLKTKKNVITRSLSVKLKTTSNCLSPQKSQSKITKKDFRLHKLVFEENGLPDGTEVAYYAGGQKLLEGFKMGSGILCRCCNTEISPSQFEVHAGWASRKKPYAYIYTSNGVSLHELSISLSKDRKYSAKDNDDLCVVCWDGGNLLLCDGCPRAFHKECASISSIPRGDWYCQFCQNMFQREKFVAYNNNAFAAGRVEGVDPIEQITKRCIRIVKDIDAELSGCALCRGVDFSRSGFGPRTIILCDQCEKEYHVGCLGDHKMAFLKELPKGNWLCSDDCKRIHSTLENVLVRGAERLPQSLLAVIEKKHGEKGLDPINDINVSWRLLSGKNASPETRPLLLEAVSIFHQCFDPIVDEASGRDLIRAMVYGKSVRGQEFRGMHCALLIVNSSVVSAGMLRIFGTDIAELPLVATSNSHHGKGYFQALFSCIERLLAFMKVKNLVLPAAEEALSIWTDKFGFSKIKPDELASYRRNCNQFVNFKGTNMLHKMVPPCRIINNQPPQIFIEKKSIMEAETS
- the LOC131630642 gene encoding uncharacterized protein LOC131630642 isoform X3 — translated: MDESVKPESESKTVLLDQEMPAVNGCIVYTRGKRSLNPCNGLSEDVDCKRFREDAETPIELENGVDCCTGSRDDGECGDGMKSEVREVAETAVKRITRSAMKAEVESSKVPVRNFKRITRSAMKTKVESNEKMVNVLEQIGAAVGAVPVRNLKRFTRSAMKEKTVNVVEQQGAADVSGKRDGVVPVRNSKRLTRTAMKEKAEFREETVNVVEQQGAADVSGKGNGVAQVRNSKRFTRSAVKEKAESCEKMVTVVEQQGDAVVSGKSDGAVPVRNLKRFTRSALKEKADSCEETGNVVEPQGAAVVSGKGDGAVPVRNLKRFTRSTMKENAESCEETVNVVEQQGAAVVSGKGDGTVRMSKRITRSAGKVKAESGEETVTELEQQGAAVASGEGSVRMFKRITRSASMKANPESGEETVTKLEKKRAAVVGNINGVLAAPRNKMELKMSKKIVVNKKPTTVKELLHTGLLDGISVVYVGGLKKALGLKGVISNGGILCSCCLCKGSRVIPPSQFEIHACKQYKRAVEYICLENGKNLLDLLRACRRAPLHDLEATIQNFVRSPPEEKYFTCKRCKGCLPSSCMERAGPICSSCAESCKPEESSKNVVGKRVRSPRPVLVSKSSCATELSISSKSKRHGKKRTKSSKRDNNSSNSSKSASVPILPRKKITLKTKKNVITRSLSVKLKTTSNCLSPQKSQSKITKKDFRLHKLVFEENGLPDGTEVAYYAGGQKLLEGFKMGSGILCRCCNTEISPSQFEVHAGWASRKKPYAYIYTSNGVSLHELSISLSKDRKYSAKDNDDLCVVCWDGGNLLLCDGCPRAFHKECASISSIPRGDWYCQFCQNMFQREKFVAYNNNAFAAGRVEGVDPIEQITKRCIRIVKDIDAELSGCALCRGVDFSRSGFGPRTIILCDQCEKEYHVGCLGDHKMAFLKELPKGNWLCSDDCKRIHSTLENVLVRGAERLPQSLLAVIEKKHGEKGLDPINDINVSWRLLSGKNASPETRPLLLEAVSIFHALMVFSFVT
- the LOC131630642 gene encoding uncharacterized protein LOC131630642 isoform X1, which gives rise to MDESVKPESESKTVLLDQEMPAVNGCIVYTRGKRSLNPCNGLSEDVDCKRFREDAETPIELENGVDCCTGSRDDGECGDGMKSEVREVAETAVKRITRSAMKAEVESSKVPVRNFKRITRSAMKTKVESNEKMVNVLEQIGAAVGAVPVRNLKRFTRSAMKEKTVNVVEQQGAADVSGKRDGVVPVRNSKRLTRTAMKEKAEFREETVNVVEQQGAADVSGKGNGVAQVRNSKRFTRSAVKEKAESCEKMVTVVEQQGDAVVSGKSDGAVPVRNLKRFTRSALKEKADSCEETGNVVEPQGAAVVSGKGDGAVPVRNLKRFTRSTMKENAESCEETVNVVEQQGAAVVSGKGDGTVRMSKRITRSAGKVKAESGEETVTELEQQGAAVASGEGSVRMFKRITRSASMKANPESGEETVTKLEKKRAAVVGNINGVLAAPRNKMELKMSKKIVVNKKPTTVKELLHTGLLDGISVVYVGGLKKALGLKGVISNGGILCSCCLCKGSRVIPPSQFEIHACKQYKRAVEYICLENGKNLLDLLRACRRAPLHDLEATIQNFVRSPPEEKYFTCKRCKGCLPSSCMERAGPICSSCAESCKPEESSKNVVGKRVRSPRPVLVSKSSCATELSISSKSKRHGKKRTKSSKRDNNSSNSSKSASVPILPRKKITLKTKKNVITRSLSVKLKTTSNCLSPQKSQSKITKKDFRLHKLVFEENGLPDGTEVAYYAGGQKLLEGFKMGSGILCRCCNTEISPSQFEVHAGWASRKKPYAYIYTSNGVSLHELSISLSKDRKYSAKDNDDLCVVCWDGGNLLLCDGCPRAFHKECASISSIPRGDWYCQFCQNMFQREKFVAYNNNAFAAGRVEGVDPIEQITKRCIRIVKDIDAELSGCALCRGVDFSRSGFGPRTIILCDQCEKEYHVGCLGDHKMAFLKELPKGNWLCSDDCKRIHSTLENVLVRGAERLPQSLLAVIEKKHGEKGLDPINDINVSWRLLSGKNASPETRPLLLEAVSIFHQCFDPIVDEASGRDLIRAMVYGKSVRGQEFRGMHCALLIVNSSVVSAGMLRIFGTDIAELPLVATSNSHHGKGYFQALFSCIERLLAFMKVKNLVLPAAEEALSIWTDKFGFSKIKPDELASYRRNCNQFVNFKGTNMLHKMVPPCRIINNQPPQIFIEKKSIMEAETS